In Nicotiana tabacum cultivar K326 chromosome 21, ASM71507v2, whole genome shotgun sequence, one DNA window encodes the following:
- the LOC107831773 gene encoding peroxidase 27-like, with amino-acid sequence MATLKLLSFLILQIFCILEVANSQGVELGFYKKTCPNVEAIVKQTTAHYISRAPTLAAPLLRMHFHDCFVRGCDGSVLLNSTKGNQAEKDAIPNQSLRGFQVIDAAKSALEKECPGIVSCSDILALAARDAVELINGPTWAVPLGRRDGRVSILLDALKNLPTPFDNFTTLKTTFGSLGLNVKDLVVLSGGHTIGMSHCFSFSSRLYNFTGKGDMDPNMDQNYIGRLKIKCKSGDVTTIVEMDPGSFKSFDTDYYTMVSKRRGLFASDAALLTDSQTKAYVLSQVNPYGSTFFKDFGESMIKMGKIGVLTGKAGEIRKHCAFRN; translated from the exons ATGGCAACATTAAAACTTCTTTCATTTCTCATTCTTCAAATATTTTGCATATTGGAGGTTGCTAATTCTCaaggtgtagaattaggcttctATAAGAAAACATGTCCAAATGTAGAGGCAATTGTCAAACAAACAACAGCTCACTACATTTCTCGTGCTCCTACCTTGGCTGCTCCACTCTTGAGAATGCATTTTCATGATTGTTTTGTTAGG GGATGTGATGGTTCAGTGCTACTGAATtcaacaaaaggtaatcaagcaGAGAAAGATGCAATTCCAAATCAAAGCCTGAGGGGATTCCAAGTAATTGATGCTGCTAAATCTGCTTTAGAGAAAGAGTGTCCTGGCATTGTGTCTTGCTCTGATATTTTAGCCTTAGCAGCCCGTGATGCTGTTGAACTG ATTAATGGACCAACTTGGGCAGTTCCCTTGGGAAGAAGAGATGGGAGAGTTTCAATACTCTTAGATGCCTTAAAGAATTTGCCAACTCCTTTTGATAACTTCACTACTCTTAAAACAACATTTGGCTCCTTGGGCTTAAATGTAAAAGACCTTGTTGTTTTATCAG GAGGACACACTATTGGAATGTCACATTGTTTTTCCTTCTCAAGCCGTTTGTACAATTTCACTGGCAAAGGTGACATGGACCCGAACATGGATCAGAACTACATAGGTCGTTTGAAGATCAAATGTAAGTCAGGAGATGTGACCACCATTGTCGAAATGGACCCTGGAAGTTTCAAAAGTTTTGACACTGATTATTACACCATGGTTAGCAAAAGAAGAGGGTTATTCGCATCTGATGCAGCTCTTCTCACCGATAGTCAAACAAAAGCTTATGTTTTGTCTCAAGTAAATCCCTATGGATCCACTTTCTTCAAAGATTTTGGAGAATCAatgataaaaatgggcaaaattgGAGTTCTTACTGGTAAAGCAGGTGAAATCAGAAAGCATTGTGCCTTCCGAAACTAA